Proteins encoded in a region of the Streptomyces sp. NBC_00258 genome:
- a CDS encoding RICIN domain-containing protein — MRRRAVGLAALALVGAPALTGSSLTGTASAAESAATAAAAETPVYARLYNQGTGKCLAVPSANPANGVVLIQWTCSTSASQYWTLEPVTNGYRVRNQATGKCLSIGSSSTDGGAKAIQWPCSANTDQVWAHDETDRLRNDNSSLCLAIPNSTTTNGTEAMQWTCSGRDQQWLW; from the coding sequence GTGCGAAGACGAGCCGTCGGGCTGGCGGCCCTGGCCCTGGTGGGCGCGCCGGCCCTCACGGGCTCCTCGCTGACGGGCACGGCGTCGGCCGCCGAGAGCGCGGCGACCGCCGCGGCCGCCGAGACCCCCGTCTACGCCCGGCTCTACAACCAGGGCACCGGAAAGTGCCTCGCCGTCCCCAGCGCCAATCCGGCCAACGGGGTCGTGCTGATCCAGTGGACCTGCAGCACCAGCGCGAGCCAGTACTGGACGCTCGAACCCGTGACGAACGGCTACCGGGTGCGCAACCAGGCGACCGGCAAGTGCCTCTCCATCGGGAGTTCGAGCACTGACGGGGGTGCCAAGGCCATCCAGTGGCCGTGCAGCGCCAACACCGACCAGGTCTGGGCCCACGACGAGACCGACCGGCTGCGGAACGACAACAGCTCCCTCTGCCTGGCCATCCCCAACAGCACCACGACCAACGGAACCGAGGCCATGCAGTGGACCTGCTCGGGGAGGGACCAGCAGTGGCTCTGGTAA
- a CDS encoding RICIN domain-containing protein has protein sequence MSKTTKIIARVASVATTAACALALSTAAHAEAAAYKTLVNLNSGKCLAVPNSSTANGTGLIQWTCSGDGEQQWQLEGVEGGNGDRYRVRNLNSNKCLAMPSASTANGTQAVQWTCNGGSEQIWIHDSINRLRNLNSDRCLAVPNASTANGTEAIQWTCSTSTDQRWLW, from the coding sequence ATGTCCAAGACCACGAAAATCATCGCGCGAGTCGCCTCAGTGGCCACCACGGCCGCCTGCGCACTGGCCTTATCCACGGCGGCCCACGCCGAAGCGGCCGCCTACAAGACTCTCGTCAATCTGAACAGCGGAAAGTGTCTGGCCGTTCCCAATTCGAGTACGGCCAACGGCACCGGCCTGATCCAGTGGACCTGCAGCGGCGACGGTGAGCAGCAGTGGCAGCTGGAAGGGGTGGAGGGCGGAAACGGCGACCGCTACCGCGTCCGGAACCTGAACAGCAACAAGTGTCTCGCCATGCCCAGCGCCAGCACGGCCAACGGCACCCAGGCCGTTCAGTGGACGTGCAACGGCGGCAGCGAGCAGATCTGGATCCACGACAGCATCAACCGCCTGCGGAACCTGAACAGCGACAGATGCCTGGCCGTCCCCAACGCCAGCACGGCCAACGGCACCGAAGCCATTCAGTGGACCTGCTCCACGAGCACGGACCAGCGGTGGCTCTGGTAG
- a CDS encoding AraC family transcriptional regulator: MIGTVFRSEDVPAEHRFDYWRELVHRAIAPSDITSDHAADFWAEQRLLELGPAMVWPVSLVPTRFRRTEKMVRQCDPEMYHLSLVLGGGLGVDHIGRADLYGPRDLWVTDTSEPYEVRPPHDGDRRLVTGVAVDFPKALLPLSPDRVRELLGRRLSGREGTGSLLTEFLIGLDRQADFLQPSDAPRLGTVLIDLLSAWFAQVLDAEDALPPETRHRAMTAHIRAFIRQNLHDPELTPPVIAAAHHISVSYLHRLFQEPASGGGETVAAWIRRLRLEGARRDLTDPALLAVPIHTVAARWGLPRASDFARAFRTAYGLTPKEYRLQALSSPEQTEQAE, from the coding sequence ATGATCGGGACGGTGTTCCGGAGCGAGGACGTGCCTGCGGAGCACAGGTTCGACTACTGGCGTGAGCTGGTCCACCGGGCGATCGCACCGAGCGACATCACCAGTGACCACGCCGCCGACTTCTGGGCGGAACAGCGCCTGCTGGAGCTGGGGCCCGCGATGGTGTGGCCGGTGTCGTTGGTGCCGACGAGGTTCCGGCGGACCGAGAAGATGGTGCGGCAGTGCGACCCCGAGATGTACCACTTGTCACTGGTGCTCGGCGGTGGGCTGGGGGTCGACCACATCGGACGGGCCGACCTGTACGGCCCACGCGACCTGTGGGTGACCGACACCTCGGAGCCGTACGAGGTGCGACCGCCGCACGACGGGGACCGCCGCCTGGTCACGGGTGTGGCCGTGGACTTCCCCAAGGCACTGCTGCCCCTGTCGCCGGACCGGGTCCGGGAACTGCTGGGTCGGCGGCTGTCGGGACGGGAGGGGACCGGCTCGCTGCTGACGGAGTTCCTCATCGGTCTCGACCGGCAGGCCGACTTCCTCCAGCCGTCCGACGCACCGCGCCTGGGTACGGTCCTGATCGATCTCCTCTCGGCCTGGTTCGCCCAGGTGCTCGACGCGGAGGACGCCCTGCCGCCGGAGACCCGACACCGGGCCATGACCGCGCACATACGGGCGTTCATCCGGCAGAACCTGCACGACCCGGAGCTGACACCGCCGGTGATCGCCGCCGCGCATCACATCTCCGTCAGCTATCTGCACCGGCTCTTCCAGGAACCGGCGTCGGGCGGGGGCGAGACGGTCGCCGCCTGGATCCGCCGTCTGCGACTGGAGGGCGCCCGGCGCGACCTGACGGACCCCGCGCTGCTCGCCGTCCCGATCCACACCGTCGCCGCCCGCTGGGGTCTCCCGCGCGCCTCCGACTTCGCCCGCGCCTTTCGCACCGCGTACGGGCTCACGCCCAAGGAGTACCGGCTCCAGGCTCTTTCCTCGCCGGAGCAGACGGAGCAGGCGGAGTAG